The genomic segment tgcaACCGGCTCAGGCTGTCAGCCAGACCGGGCAACGGAGCCTGTCGCGTCGGGAAGTCTCGCGCCTCTCCCCCGGGGTGGTACTCACTCTTGCCGGGTCTCTGTGGTTTTAGGGTCGTCGCCGCCTTTCTCCTCTTTCGGTGTCCGGGCTTCGGCGGAGACATGCACGCTGTTCGCGTCCTGTCTGCCGCCTCGCCTGCTGCGCTGCCGGAGCGCCTTGGCCGCCATGTTCACCGACGATGCTCCCGAGGCGTACTTCGTTCATTTTCGTCTCTGTCCGGGCACTGACAGCGCACCAGTCTCTGAGGGACATTTCTGTCTGTATTGTTTGGCAGAAGGCATGAAGCTCTGGTcatatatattttctgtattaATAAGTATCAAACATATATTTAACCAGCTACAATTCAACATATATAAAGAAATGTTggatcacaaataaaaaattcacTAGGGTTAAAAAAAAGCAGTTGTTCTTTTAATTGCAAAAATTCTTCTTGTAAATAAGGCACAATTAAACAACATTAACAATTTCATTACTTcgtctttatttttctcatcattCCAGGAAAGTTAATTAAATGCTAGGGTATTAAGTCACCGTCAAGTACATAACATCATTAAATTAACTGGGTTTGCTTGTTTCTGATTATGTTAAACAGAGCGGCTTCAATGCAAAACTACTTTTATTCTTCGTCACAACTTTTACAACatatatgattatgattattagggccgagcactgacagacagtgaggccctattgaaattgtaaggattattataatttttaaggcaaattaattggctttttgatggcttaaacatgctcaaattcttaccaaatttgcagtaaattagaaagtggtgaaaatgtacttttcctttatttatttattcataattttgttGCGCAAAAGTGGCAGACTTTCTGCGCCGAAGCGGACTGCGAAACTATGCACATTAAGAAGATggacacattgtgtgtgtgtgtgggtctgtgtcattctatgctgcttttgatacacatttcagagaaaaccatTATAATTTCTACTTAACTACATATACTGaaagccttacttaaaagttacttttatattttggatTTTAGTTATTGGATGATTTaatatgctttaaaaacctattgttagagaataacccagtagtttcaaACCTTGGCTTCTGACACCTTACAATaatcacagtgtgggacacatttcattttaatataattatgaaaattcatgcaaaaccttgtattttatattcggtgatcaaataaatgacatattttaaaaatgattcttGACGGACCACACGTTCATGTTAAATTACTGGTTTATTGTACgatcatttacacaaacacagagatgtAGAATTCCAATCACTCTCAAATACCATCATCAATGCCTCAGCTATTGTAAACACCATTTAATGACAGTTTTGCGGATTAGATGTTTATATTTGTAGTAGCAGTCATAGACAGACATGGACCAGTAATGATAATATCTCTACTACTAATAAAAATAAGAGCTCAAATCCCTGCTCATCCTATTGATATGTAACTACCTGATGGTGACTTGCAGCCGAGATAAAAGTAAAGACTCCAAGTGTTTGTGAAACGTTAGGGCTTGTGTGTGAGatagagcgtgtgtgtgtgagtggtagATGAGTCTGTAGCAGTAACTGGTCTGGCTCAGGTCGGGATGAGAGAACGTGTCGATGAGTTTAACTTGCTCCACGGTTCCCTGACTGGCCTCTCTGACCAGGGCGTGGAACTTCTTCTCTTCCCATGTCGGCCCCGTCCAGAAGCTGATGTCAAAGTTGTAGTGCTcggggaaaagggaaaatgtctggaaGGATGTCCCAGGTGGCGTGCGAGGTCCAAATTGTTTCATGAAGCgttggtcatgtgaccacaGCAGCCGCCAGTCGGGAAGGGAAAACAGAAGCACGGCCAGAAGGTCCAAATTTAGGGACAAAGTAAAGCTGACATGGCTCGTGTTGTCATCTGCATTGCATGCAAATGCCTTACCAACCAAGCCCATTGGCTGTGCCATCAGGCGCAGACCTCCCTCCTCTGTTATCAGAGAGACCCCATATGGTGCAAGCAGTGTTTCCAGCCATTGTCCAAGAGATCTGATTGGCTCACAATCCGAGGGGAAAACGCCTCTGAAGAGAAGCTCGTGAAAAACAGGCAGGGCCCAGAGGTTGATGGGGACGCTCCTGAACACCAGGCCGCTAATGCCAAATAACAAGCTATTTACACAATTAGAGACACCACAGGGCTCCTCCTGCTTATTTCCTTCAACACTTTTACTGTTCGACTCTGTTTTCCTATCATTCCCTGCGTTGttaatcaacttttcttttttagtcAGAATCTCCTCTACGTGAGGGAGCAGGGATGGGCGCAGCATATAAGGACCATTTTCGCCTTCAAGATCCACATCATGATCACATGCAGACCTTAAACACTCAGCACCTttactcctcttcttctctgaggTGACAGAGGGGGCGGACACTAGAGtatcttgtgtgtctgtgcctcctTGACTGTCGGAACACGTCAACGGATCTTTTTCCTTGTCTGCAGAGATAGGAATGTCGGTGTCTTTCTGAAGTAGGTGGATCGAGTAGCAGTGTGAACCGTCTATATCACGGCAGCACTTCTGCAGCTGTTTGGCCTGGATGAGGAAAGGAACCGTCTCTGTCATCATGGAGACCGGCCACTTCTCCGTCAGTCCTTCGAGAAGAAAATCTTGCACCAATCTGACCGGGTGGACAGAACCTGAGCAGAGAAATCCTCTGATGAAAGGGAGAAGAGAGTAAGCATGTGTTATGTCACTTTCTTTGCGTTGGTGGTTTTATAGGCAAACAGCATGAGTGCTTTTGCTATACTTTACCTGGACATATAATCACTGAGCTCAGCTGGCATGTTGTAGTTGACTTTATCCCCGtcaaccacctcctccacctttaGCATCCCAGCAGAGACGTAAGGGAGGCTGCGAGTAAACACATGCAGCAAAGCTTTCGCCACATGAAAGCCTTTATCCTGGCTCCTGCACGACACCAACATCCTCATTAGATGATCTGagtatgcaaacacacatcaaaaatgcgcgtgcacacacaaacacacgcgcacacacacaaagggctGTTTCTATTTGTACACTGCAACACTCAACTTTACTGCTTACCTGTATCCGGTGCATTTGTAGCTCTGGTGTTTCTCACTGTCAAAAGGACGGACGTCACTAAGGATTAGGTGTGCTTCTGCTGCCATGGCAGCCACCTGCCAACTGTTGTGCCACTCCCGCCTCGGCTGGTCCGCTGGTGTGCCGCCCTGTCCGTTACACAGGGCAACATGAACCTCGCCGTCTTCAGCCAACACCTGAACACAACTGGAGGAACGTAAAAATGAACACACAACTTTTATCAGTTCATAAAAGTACGGAGACAATTCATCAGCCCTTAGTCATGATCAATCATTCTTTTTTCAAttaatctatttatctatctatattACACATATGTTTTACTTTCAGCTAAGCAGGCATACAGTACTTCATATTTATTACCTAATATTAAACACAGgtaactttttaaataattaaaaatgtctaCTCTTCTTACTATACAGTATTAAGCATTGTTCTGAAACGTTattcctgacattttcttttctttggcgTGCCATACTCTAGTGAAAGACACATTTCCTTTATGCCTGTATTATTGGACAGTAAAGTCTTGAATCCTAATAGTTGTCAAAACTTGGTATTGATACTTTTCAATCAGAAAAAGCAATAGAacttatatattgttttttttaaattgacagTTTAAAGGTCCTGTGAAAGGACTGAGTCCTGAGGCATGATGCAGTTATACCTGAGGAAGAAGTTTCTCAGGAGTTCTCGGTTCTTTTTGACCCCGCTCTTTCTGCCTCTGTGGGGGAAGTTGAAGAGCACACGGTCAAACACCCGGCACTGCAGGGAGGCGCATTCCCCCAGCTTCGTGCAGTCCACCCCGAAGAGCACGGTTCCACCTGAGCAACACAATCACACCACTCGAGTAAGAAAAGACAAGAGGTGCAGCCAGTGGAATGAACGAACGCGTCCAAGCAGCGACAGGCGTGTACCGGAGTCCTCAATGATCCGGACGTTAGCGGCTGCCCCTTCTTGCCGCAGTGCCTCGTCCTCACGCTGCAGACAAGTGGCCGTGATGCCGGTGTCCGTGTCAGCGAGGCTCTGACTCATGGACGCAGAGAACGAGAAGTTCCCTTCTCCCACCAGAAGAATGGACCGTGAAGGAGACATGTCCACTGCGAATAGAGAtggggagaaaactgaaataataaaaacaaaccaaaaacgTGCTTCTCCTTCAGCGGCTCTGAGAGAGAATTGAGGAAAGTTGGGACAGCGACCGTCAATCCCCCTCACCGACGCAGTCAGTGACTGTCTAGGCTCACAGACACGGATTAAATGGAGTGTGAGGTCGATTAGAGCTGTTGagcctctcctctgctccgCTGCGGATCATGAGACGTAACTCTCACCTGGAGACGCTGGCGTTGGTCGCTGTGTCGCACACTCACTCGTCCGGTATGAAACAAAACGCGAGGAACGTTGCGACGCGCACCCGGGTTCACAAACGTGCACCTGTgccaacaaacatacaaacgcATTTAATGTTAAAAGCCACGTGAGTGAATGTGTATTATACGCATCTCTTTATCATATTATAAATGAGTTGATAAATAAAGgcatgaaaatatgttttttaactcGTGTTTCCGGGGGGACGTGATGCAGGGTGGAGCGTCACATCTGGAGGAGGGAGCCCCACTCACAGCATCACTTCATCCCAGCATCACCTGCCATCGTTTGCTTAAGGGTTTATTGAAGAAGAACGTGCGGCTGACAGTTTATCTGATGTGCAGCGATCAGTTCCTCCCGGAATTCTGAGGCGTTTTGATCGCATCGGACGTAGGTAGCAACGTGTGcgtacatgcatgtgtttttgcTGTTGCTAAGGTCATGCTAGCTAACGGATGTTGCTGCACCTGCACATGAAAACATCAGACAGCCTGACATGATGCACAGTGTAGCGACTATCTGTGTTATTCAAGGTTCAAATCTAATGCAGACCAATTCAAAATATTAAGTTTGcatattacattttctttgcACCCTTGAGGATGTCATTAACTGTCTGTAGGTGTATATGTTGGTGCAGCAACATACCTGTACACATACTATTCATATCTATACCTATATACCCaggttatttatatatattacactGTCTGCGTTCAATAAATAAATTTTGTGTAAGATGTCAGGCTTGAGGAAAACCACAACTAGCCAAGGATAAACTGgattttctgttctgtttttcatGCTTTATGCTCGACCTCTGTTCTCTTCATGCAGGGACAAAGTCTGGAAGATCCAATTGCAGATGGTCATCTTAAAACTGTcctttgtgtatattttgtgtGATGTAGGAAGTGTTACACCCACATGGGCAGCGTCCTGGCTTTGACCTGTGGTCCGGGCCATCAGAACTGGCCTTTCTCCACggacccccctcctcctcgctggGACACACATCCTGCTCACTGGGACAGTCCACCGCGCTGGGAAAAGAGAGATGGCCGCCTGCCCAACCCAGGCAGCTTTCACTCTCTCCATAGGAGCTGCAAAGGTACGTCTTGGATAAACTGCATGATGTGTGATATGTACACTTGAAAACAGAGTCCCAAAACTGAACACTCGATGCAGAAGGTCAACATCTTTATTGATGGTTCATAGGCTGCCAGATGTGTCaaaagctattcaaatataattgTCATTTAATATAGAATATATTTACATCTATCGCAAAAGTTTACATGCACTTTATGCTCCTAAAAtaatgtgtaaaaaataaaagaaattcaGCTGTAGCTGTGTAAATGTCAGTTTTGTTATAATAACGCTGCACCAGCCAAAGAAATACTACACAAAAGTCTTACTGAAATCAATCACCATTATaagtgcagaataatcagaAGATAACATTACCTGTAcctgtatgtatttgtacaacAATTCCATGATTAAAACCCTTAACCCAGTTCAAAATCGAATGAATAAAATcattctcctttttcttctcagATGTTTTTCCTCAACAAATTGAAGGCGTTAAGATGATCATCAATAAAACTCTGAGCAGCTTCTTCAAGGTGACTCTTCAGCCTCTGACATTCATTTACATGCAAACCATTTGTTGCTGGTAAAGACTTAACGAGTATGAATGTTGTAATACCCgatgtttgctttgtgtatgtgtgtgtccaggccAGTCACACTCTGCATCTCAGTGCTGTTAGTCCTTCGCACTATCGGTTCCACGTGGAGCATCTGCAGTCTGATGATTACAGCAAAGACAAGGTCAAGCACGGGTCATCAGATGATACATATTTTACTGTTACTTTATCagtcatgtttttgtctgctATATTGGAGAAGAAAGAACTTCTGCCTTTATGAGTTGTCGGGTTGCACACTGATACCTCCTCACATTTCAGGATGCCCCAGCACTGATCGGTGAGGTGGACTCTTCAGGTAGCCTGAACGCTCACGCTCTCGTGCATCTCACTGAGCGCGTACGAGCCAGGTCCGTCTTCCAGGTGAGGTCCAAATGTCCAACTCTTTCCACTTATGTATCTATCAcagaccacattcactctcCATGTCTATAAAAGTCTGTTATTTTACACTAAGTTCACGCGCTTTGCTGAAAATTTCTCAACAGTTAAACTCTTGTGTTATAGACTCAGCAGTCCCAATTTGTAACGTGGCAGTTTGAGACCGAGTACAGAGGGAATGACTTCACTGCCGCTGTGACAGTAGCTAACCCGGACGTCCTCAGAGAGTCAGGTGATAAATGACACATGGAACATTTAGAGCCTCACCTGAGCATTACAGTAATTGCTCAATTATTTTGCACCTGCATTTGTTTGAAGACAAACATTTGCATATCAATGTTGGCTGATAGGTTTGAGGAAATGAAATTGTTTCTCCTGATATGATATGTTGATATTAGCTTCTAAAACTCAGTGGAGCCTGATGGATTTATTAGTTGGCAGATATGAATTATGAAAacttgcacaaacaaacaatgcagaaaagatgtgcacttatcatttaaattttacaagaaaagtacatttattttcttaattcaagttctacaTTTTTGGTTGTACTGGTGTTTTCGTTATATTTAGAATCCTTTATAATAAAGTATATGGTTAGACTATGAAATATCCaaacctcaattacatttctctcTCATGAGGGTTTGATAATCACATCTAAGGAATCATtggcaacatttaaaaaatgtataaaatcatCAGCTGATATATCGATAATGAAATCTTTTTACACCCTAATCTTGGTATTGGTCCCCAGAAATCCAGATCAGTTGGGCTCTAGTCCTTCCTATCTGCCTTCAAACTGATTTATGGTACCACTTTACCAAATctaatcttctctgtgtctgcGATGTATCTGTGTGTTACTCTGCTACAGTTATCCTTGTGGCACACTTCCTGCAGAGTGTGTCTTCTGGGCTGGTGTTAGGAGGAGAGCTGGTCTACCATCGCGGCAGATCGGAGGAAGGAGGAATTCTCACTTTGGCTGGACAGTACTCTAgtgagaatttatttttatttgtgaatcCACTTTAAGGTGTCTGACTTCATTTAGATGGCTCATTCTCTGAACTGTTCTGATTCATCGAGCAGCAGCATGTTTCTTCCTCTTGACGCAGGACCAAACTGGGTGGCGACACTGAATGCGGGAAAAGGAGGTGCCCATGCCAGCTACTATCACAGAGCTAACAAACAGGTACAGCAATTACCACCAGAGTGTATAAATACAACCTATGCTGCATTTTGCAAAAATGATTTTGCATGTTCACCAGATCCAAGTGGGAGTGGAGTTTGAAGCCAGTACCAGGACACAAGAGACCACAGCCTCGTTTGGGTATCAGATGGAACTCCCAGAGGCCAACATGGTGTTTCGAGGTAACTTTCTTTCTAATATCATGTTTATGAAAATAATTCTGaaaacatacacagacatttttcctgtgtgtgtgtatccaggtATGATAAACAGTCGGTGTATAATAGGAGGCGTGTTGGAGAAGCGCCTGACTCCGCTCCCTGCCACCTTGATCATGGGTGCCTTTGTAAATCACAGAGGTGACAAGCTGCAAGTGGGGCTTGGCGTCAATGTGGGATAATCCTCCACTAACCCCTGCTGTTCATACAGCCCAACATGGGGAGGACCGTCCAGGGACCAGTTCGAGAGGCTTCTCAATAACCCAACCTTTCAAATTTGATCTGCTTCGGTAAAACACTTGGAACCAGCAGAGTATTGTGGATTGTTTTTAGACCGTTGAAGCCCAAAATGTTTCCATAAAACGATGCATCTAATCTTGCAACCTACCTCTTGAATGGTGATGATGTTCTC from the Platichthys flesus chromosome 15, fPlaFle2.1, whole genome shotgun sequence genome contains:
- the fdxacb1 gene encoding ferredoxin-fold anticodon-binding domain-containing protein 1, with the protein product MSPSRSILLVGEGNFSFSASMSQSLADTDTGITATCLQREDEALRQEGAAANVRIIEDSGGTVLFGVDCTKLGECASLQCRVFDRVLFNFPHRGRKSGVKKNRELLRNFFLSCVQVLAEDGEVHVALCNGQGGTPADQPRREWHNSWQVAAMAAEAHLILSDVRPFDSEKHQSYKCTGYRSQDKGFHVAKALLHVFTRSLPYVSAGMLKVEEVVDGDKVNYNMPAELSDYMSRGFLCSGSVHPVRLVQDFLLEGLTEKWPVSMMTETVPFLIQAKQLQKCCRDIDGSHCYSIHLLQKDTDIPISADKEKDPLTCSDSQGGTDTQDTLVSAPSVTSEKKRSKGAECLRSACDHDVDLEGENGPYMLRPSLLPHVEEILTKKEKLINNAGNDRKTESNSKSVEGNKQEEPCGVSNCVNSLLFGISGLVFRSVPINLWALPVFHELLFRGVFPSDCEPIRSLGQWLETLLAPYGVSLITEEGGLRLMAQPMGLVGKAFACNADDNTSHVSFTLSLNLDLLAVLLFSLPDWRLLWSHDQRFMKQFGPRTPPGTSFQTFSLFPEHYNFDISFWTGPTWEEKKFHALVREASQGTVEQVKLIDTFSHPDLSQTSYCYRLIYHSHTHALSHTQALTFHKHLESLLLSRLQVTIR
- the si:dkey-71l1.1 gene encoding mitochondrial import receptor subunit TOM40B, whose protein sequence is MGSVLALTCGPGHQNWPFSTDPPPPRWDTHPAHWDSPPRWEKRDGRLPNPGSFHSLHRSCKDVFPQQIEGVKMIINKTLSSFFKASHTLHLSAVSPSHYRFHVEHLQSDDYSKDKDAPALIGEVDSSGSLNAHALVHLTERVRARSVFQTQQSQFVTWQFETEYRGNDFTAAVTVANPDVLRESVILVAHFLQSVSSGLVLGGELVYHRGRSEEGGILTLAGQYSRPNWVATLNAGKGGAHASYYHRANKQIQVGVEFEASTRTQETTASFGYQMELPEANMVFRGMINSRCIIGGVLEKRLTPLPATLIMGAFVNHRGDKLQVGLGVNVG